The DNA sequence TGCCTGCGGTGTTCTACGGCAATCAGATAGAGCCCCGATCCCTCAGCGTTTCCCCCAAAGAACTCTCCAAAATCCTGAGCACCGAGTTTGGGCGCAATGCATTGATCAAGCTCGATTTCGAAAAGGGGGGGGAAGAGCTTGCGATGGTCAAAGACTTACAGGTTCATCCGGTCAAGCGCTCGCTGGTACATGTGGATTTCTATCGGGTGGAGGCGGAGCTGCCAGTGCGGGTCGATGTGCCATTTAGGACCGTGGGTAAAGCAGCAGGCGTTGTGCAAGGCGGGGAGATGCAGGTCGTATTTCGCGCTTTGCCCATCCAGGCCAAACCGCATCAAATCCCTCCTTACATCGAGGTGGATGTATCGGAGCTTGAGCTCAATCAAGCGATCCACGTCAAGGATCTACAATTGGGGGAACATGTACAGGTGTTGCTGGCCCCCGCAAGAACGTTGGTGCTGGTACAAACGGAACGTCAGCGTCCAGAGGAGGAGGCGGCCGTTGGCGCTGCGGGTGC is a window from the Myxococcales bacterium genome containing:
- a CDS encoding 50S ribosomal protein L25, yielding MEIQTLHAQERDLGGKGPARRLRAQDLVPAVFYGNQIEPRSLSVSPKELSKILSTEFGRNALIKLDFEKGGEELAMVKDLQVHPVKRSLVHVDFYRVEAELPVRVDVPFRTVGKAAGVVQGGEMQVVFRALPIQAKPHQIPPYIEVDVSELELNQAIHVKDLQLGEHVQVLLAPARTLVLVQTERQRPEEEAAVGAAGAAEAGAAAAGTPDAKSGAKAPEAK